The DNA region AAGTTTGAAATTGATTCCTACCGTACGAACTCACCTCGAAATGTTGTCCAAGcttaaaacaaattatatattcggaatcctcgCTTCGAGAGCTTCTTTTTTAGGtaagtttcttctagtttcagcacctttaattattgaagtgttgtaatagcatgtatttgaagtcgagatccGTATATGcgatagaataaccgacaagaaatttgtattcgaagtcggaattgaattatgttatgatttcgatttgatatgaattttcaaagtttcaaaagatatttcaaacttatattattgaatttgaatgaaattattgattgaaataaatttgttattgatttagattgatatTTATACTGAAATATaaagctacatcgactggaacgaagaattgaggtatgttgcgatcgggtaacatatgacaggtatctgtattatatgatatatgtttgaatgattggattgagaatacatgtctatatgccttatttgttgagtttatgtggcatacatgacatgcacgttgagctatgatccttggataccctgatatgattggatttgattctggggtttgtgaacacgatgctatgtttggcattatgtgtCCCTTAAAGTATAGTCATTAGTGGCCCCactgattgattgagatttgatagcgctttgtcgacgttatcatacgagtatccctgattgaggtcggtgtgccagctcgagcattgatttgatagcgattcgattgattctgatatatgctcagttgatgggcatttgacctgatacctccacaacatacatgcattgcatatcatatatcaatgtttagatacttgtgatatatattgtggttgtttcagactgagctttgctcaaCCCAGAgagggctgttgttgtctttgtatgtggacaatgacaggtactccaggatatcaggaggccggagagggtgcttctggagggagccacagtttGAGTTGGGGTTTAGTGGTCTTTCCCAGTATATGTacatgtatctatataccggggcatgtcccgaggatatgagtttgttTGTATGTAGTTGTTTTGGATTACGTGTGGGCTTGTTTTATATTGTGGCATGTTGAGACTAGAcgatattatatactatttttcaGTATTATAATCACAGTTGACacgttttgggctcattgtaaagaaaatttaaactcgttttctgctgtaattaattaaccttAATCAGATTGTATtttaataacgattaggagttaaggaCTCCACACCCTTGCCCTAACTTTTTCAACCCTTAAACATGCATCTCatgacccttaaacatgtggaaaaatgCTCCATCTGGTAAACCTACAATGGCAGTCCCTTTGTGCATCAATAACATAAGTTTTAGATCATAAAAACACAAGTTTTGTCCACGACAtgtcataaaaacgaaaatataaaaagtgtgtcatatttttcatgtaatcTTTCATGCAATTATGtgtcaaaaaatataatatggtgtgaaagatgagtgaaGAAAGATtaagacgtgcctttgcgtttagtACGCACGAAAAACGGCTTGGCGATGCGAGGGATGTTGGCGGAGAGATGGGGGAAGAAGCTTGCTGAATTTTTCTTTAAACCTTGCATAAAGTTCCTTCCAATTCATATGGTGTGTGTTGCAGATGAAGAAGAAGAGTCCTAGTATTATTTTAGGTAAAGGGGCATGAGTTGTGTGGGGTTTTGTGGAGGTTTTTtggctttttattttaattaaacactaggtGCAAGTTTAGGCCCACTAACTTAGTATACTAGGTTCATTAAGCTCAttagtaaatatttaaaatatttttgtttcggaaagtttgtgaaaatattagccgagttctcaaaacATCCTATTTTTGTCAAAATTTGATTGTCGATTTAAAATACAGCTCAGcgtgtaaaaacacctcaaaagttgtcattttcaaaaataccctATGtcatataccatatattaaataattaaaattattatttaataaaaatattttccttcatGTGGTCCCCGATCTCCGTTCcacgatcgcgtctcgaataacctttaaacaCAGTTCTTATACATTCATGTAGAAAAGTACATTTTTAACATTAAACATGTCTACCATAATCAATTCatgaaattaaaacaatttaattaaaatacataagaaatttgataacttgcatgcatgtggttcacgtggaccttcaaattttcgggacgttaaaattcaaaaatttaaagaaCTAAATTATTTATCTACCTGCTCTCCTACCATCATGTCAAACATATCTCTCATGATACAGATCGAATGATAGGCCGTGTGTGTCCAAGAGAATCCACATCTCTAACTGCAATTTAAAAAAGTACACAATATAGTCATTAAAAGTACataacaaaataatattataagttaattatttctaattaatATTGTGCACCGTATGGTGGGAATGGTAGACCATGAAGCACATTTCTAGCCTGTTCTGCTGACATAGATACTTGTTGCGCTCTATCAGGGCAGAGAAGAGTAATTTAGACTATACCCTAATCTGCAATAACATACAATAGAAATTGTCACATCATAAGAAAAATTAAGTAGAATAAATATAAATACCATAAAGTGTAAAAATACCGGAGTATCTGAACAGGCCCACACAAATCGACCTTTAAACTCATTGATGTGTCACACAACCCTTTGTAAAGATATGCCAACACAGCAGAACCCCAGCTAAACGTATTCTCCATTTCTATGTTCTCAAGAAACTGCAAATACATAAGTTTCACAGCAGCACCTTCCGAGTCCGGAAACATACGACCACCAATGATCGTTAATGCCACACAACGGGAATATTGTGTCACGTCCTCTTCAGTGTTGTGATCATTAATCATATTATTTAGGCAATGGTCTCGGAAAACGGTCAGATAAAGCTGTGCACCTTTAATCTGAGAAGATATAGGCATAAAACCCAACAAAGTTGCGCAGCGCTGTTGTAACGTATGTTTGTCGTACGCGGTATCTACACCAGTGATGGACATGCTATCAATTCAACCCCCAAATAAGTGCAAAGTCCTGTAGGGTGATTGTTGCCTTGTCAACTCTAAGGTGAAATGTATGTGTCTTGCGACGCCATCTCTCAACAATGGTTGTAAGCAAGTGattatcataatttttaatatgACCACACTGAATGACACCATAGAAACCCATGCGTTCTAGACATAGATGGACACTGAGGTGAATCCCAACATTATGCAATCTCTAGAGACATTTGTCAGACCGGCATAGAAGAATAAGTGCATCCATGTTTTCAACGTTGATATTATTTGAAATGTGTCTACCCCGCAAAAACAACACATTATCCGTATTTTCAGTCATCTTTCATACAAAAAATCAAGATataacaaatattatatttttttatcaacaaaatatatctacatattttatattaaacaaaaattattttgtttctcGGCTGTAAATAATAAAACGTAGATGCTGATGATGAATTGGTAAATGTGATAAaagttattaatttattttaaaaataattaataatttataatacGTAAATAAGCTAATTACTTTGAATGATTAAGTTGTCTTTACTAAAGAATAttattagtatataatatatctGTAGTGggatgatattatatgataatgatattaaataatattatttaacgaataataaataaatactaaaaaatatttagttttttattatgattatattaaacaaatattaataatattaattgtttcaataataaaattcaGTCAATCTAAGTTATATCCAatcagatttttaaaaatgtgtattagataataatatattcaaaaataatatagatattaaaatttatcttatttataaaaaatttatatatttttgtttattcCTAATAATGATTGACAAATATAGTAAATaccatttttaaaaaagattattatactttatctaaatattctattttaaaattaatattgttGCTAAATATTTCACAATACGACCttctataattaaaaatatgtttatctTAAATTTGTAGGatttttttcaatatccaaaaaatatataaatttttttaaacaaaaaaaaagacttcctaaaaaaaataagaaaaataggatattttaaaaaatataagaattagtcatttcaataaaaatattataatgaaaatttaaaaaagtaCATTTTATAATTTTGTGTAACACAACatgacaaataattcatttactAATAGTGAAGGTATGAAAATCGCGGGTGATTGAACTatacattgatatttgttaataaaaaatattttaatctaAGTCAATATTATTATAGTCATTCAAACaagaaataacaaaatttatcaTTACATGATTTCTATCTCATAttgcaaaaaataataatgatcataattaattatttgtcgAATAATGTTAATATATCTTGTACAACTAACAACTctctaaataaattttttttattcttctcaTAATAATAACAACATTAAATacaaacataatttaaatattatgaacaaaaataataatgttaCCTTTTAAGATTCTTACGTAtgaaataaataacaaaatcaaCGAATAATATTATTCATTGACAAtgttaaacatttttttaaaaaataacattatgaaataaaattattagtaataataaaaaaaattaatacgtGTTAAATACTTTAAAAATACAATGATCATCGATAACAAATAATATTGCCAATGCAACGTAGGACTAAGAAGAATTAAAGTGAACAAAAAAGCTGCGGAAAATTCAAAATGAAGAAAGAAAACATAATTTGCGCAGCTGAATCATGGATACATATTCGGATTTCACTCGGTGCAATTTGTAAGCATGAAGAAATccgtgatttttttatttttatttttttaaaaaaatttgaatccgGAATTTGAATCCGGAATCTGAATCACATATTGCATTAgtacatattttttaaaattatattattttaaggaaatttcatattttttgataaatgataaaaattatgagtaattcaaatatttattgatttaatttaattaactaaTAATAAAGTGGAAAAAGtatcattcaaaataaaataaataatatatatatatatatgtgtgtgtgtgtgtgtgtatatataaacACGAACGCATATATTATTGCATAGATTAACGATGAATCGAGCATAGAAATTAGAAAGCGCTATTTATCTCAATTGTTTGCATCCagaaattttctgaaaaaaggaaaaaagcttaaatatataaaaaaattataaaattcaaggcaatattgaattatattattCATGTCGACTGTCTAAACAAATACTCTAATTTTAACTTAACCAATTCGCTGCGAGACACGCGTATGCAAGCAGAGAATTGAGGTTCTGAGATGCTACGTGTGTCGCTCTGCAATTGCCATCTCCATGCAAACCTGGcaaattttcaattatttatctttttatttaAACCAACTAATGCCATCTTCTCTCACCATCTTCTGTTCGAGAGCACGCAGTTTTTTGATAATTATCAAATATCGTACCATCGAAGTTAAAGTCAATTGTcgggaaagaaaaagaaaaatggaCGCACGCCCCGCTCATCAGCACATTGAGCACGAAGATGATCCACAGGATGTGGGCCTCCACTCGGGTAAGTCTCAGCATCATAAACatgttattttcaatttaattctTTTGGGTGTTTTGCGCAGCTAAAATCCAATGGGTGAAGTCTTGAACATATGGGATTTGTCTAATTCCAGCATGAATCATCATTGTTTTGATATTATGTGTAATTTGTAGGGGAAAAGAAATCAGTGATGAAGAAGGTGAAGGATAAGGCCAGGAAAATCAAGGATACATTGAAGAAGCCGAGCCAAGGCCAAGGGCAAGAGCACGAGTACAGGTACGACGAGAATGTCGATGAAGAAGATGACGATGATGAAGAACTTGGGAAAGATCCTGAAGTCCATGGTGGTACCAGTACGTCGTCTTCCATCTTTCGAATGGATTTTTAGTTAACTTCTTTACAATTTTATGAGTTTAAGTATGGTTGATTGATCTTGACTATTTCTTCCTTTTTGGCTACTTGTTGTAGCGCACGATTCAACTGTGATCAGCAGCAAGAACCTGGAGAACCCAGCAGATACTCGGGAGGATCGGATTGATGCTATGGTGGAAGGTCAAGCAAAAGCTAGGCCTAATATTCCAGCTCAAACGGGATATGAACAAGAAAAGCCACCTGAGAACAAGCATTTTCCATCTCCAATGAAGCCAATTTCTATGCAGGGGGGAGAAGCAAATGCTGGAGAACCAGAAGTTAATCTCGGGCCCTCAATGGGTTTCGAGGAGGACCCACATTCACCCAAGATAGGAGCCGGAGTTCCTCCTTCGAACTACGAGTCCAAACTCTCTGATCCTACTGGAGATGGTAGAATTTACATCTAATTATCTTAAAGCAATATATATCGTGATTCGCCTTTCAGTTTCAATTTTTAATTCGACGAATTACAATCTGAAATTACAGGTGGTAAAGAAGCTGGGGTTGGCCCGCTTATTCGTAGATTCGATAATCTGGAAGTCGGCGATGAATCGGAAACAAAGCCGGCACCGGAACAGAGGCCTTTCACAGGAAGCCACAATCAGTTTTCCCCTACCCAAGATCAGTTCAATCCAGAATCCAATCCCCTTACAACGCAGGATAATACTGAATCAGGCCCGAAAAGTTTCGATTCCAACACAAAGGAAGGCATGCCACGTGACACCACAACAGGAAAAGTGTCCTCTGCGACCTCTGCGCTTACTGATAAAGCTGTATACGCTAAGAACTTGGTCGCATCGAAGCTAGGATACGGCGGAGCTCCAGACAAAGAAGGGACGAGTCCTTCCCACAAGCCTGGATCGGAATCGACACCAGGTTACACGCAGAGAATAACTGAAACTCTGAACCCTGTCTATGAGAAAGTGGCAGGCGCTGGCACCGCTGTGATGTCTAAATTCCAAGGCGGTGGAGAAGCAGTAAACCCAGGCATAGCGTCTGGCCAAGAAGGAATAAGTCCTAACAAGCCTGAATCAGAATCAACACCAGGTTACACGAAGAGAATCACCGACACACTGAACCCTGTCTATGACAAAGTGGCAGGCGCTGGGACCGCTGTGATGTCTAAATTCCAGGGCGGCGGAGGCGCAGCAGCCAAAGGGGCTGATAAAGGGGTGTCGGCGAAAGACTACTGGGCCGAGAAATTGAAGCCAGGAGATGAAGACAAGGCGCTATCCGAGGCTATTACTGATGCACTGCACAAGAAAAAGGAGGGCTATTTGCATAAAACAGGGGAAGAGAAGCCAATTGGGAAGGTGACCGAATCAGAAGAGGTCGCGACCCGTCTAGGCACAGGCGTAGAAGGTAAGCGGGAAGGCGAGGACGCTTTGGATGCGGGCCGTGAGAGCTCAGGACCTGGGGTTGTAGGAAGGGTGAAGGATGCTGTTGGATCTTGGATTGGGAAAGGCACTGGGACTCAAACTGCTCAGAACTCCATTAACGAAACTTATGGTAAGCTTCCAATCACTTGAGTGAACGTGTACTTATAGTTTTGTGATGCTAAATTTTTACTTACTGATATTTCGTGTATTGATTCTAGTGGATAAAGCGGGAGGGCAGTCGAGTTCGCAGGAGTAAGGCCGCGGGTTGAACGAGAAGCAAAATGCGAATTGAGAAGCTTTACGGTTTGCTGCTTGAGACTTTTGCTGTTGGGTCTTGTTTTGAGTTTGTTTACTTTCAATAATCGTGTTTATATAATTATTGTGTAATAATAATGTTTGTTATACATATGAATATCTTAATATCTTTTTGAATAATAGAATAGCATTACAATGcgttgtctttttttttttttaaatgtatctTATAATAGATGTAGTCGCTAATGCGTGACGTACGTGTGTCTACAAACTTGTTGTCTACAAACcttttttgaaaaacaaaattatctTCCAATTAATTCAATGTACTTTTGATAATAATGAGTTACAATTTTATTTCTAATCCAACTTGGTtgtaatattataattttgtagCCATTATTCAAAATTACCTGGGCTGGCTCCTTTCCAtatgatatttaataaaataaataattaaataaaaaatttagaataaaaaaaatatgtaaacattgATTTTATGAAAACATAGAACAAGAGTATCTAATATTTaatatcttaaaaacatgggagCTAAAACACTACTGAAGTTGTGCTCTTCGATTTTTCTTAGAATAAAACTCATTAATTATTAAATGTTATCAATtttttcaaccaaatctcgTTCGATGTAGATTACCATAGAATCTTCGAAAAATTCTGCTTCCATTTTGTTACGAATAGTTGTTTTAACAAATTTCATTGCTGAAAATGCTCATTCCGTTGTTGATGTAGAAACGGGGAGAGTTAAAACAAGACGAATCAAcctataaattaaataaatatatcagaCTCGATAACTTAGTAAACGACGtagataaaaatatataaatcacCTGTCAATCAAATCGTAGGTTCCTCACTTATTTGTCTAAAATAATATTCGACATAATTAAGAAATAGTTGATAAATTCTGAAATCTTTCTTGGCCAGCAACATCAAGTTTATAATGATCCAATTGCATTCTCAAGTGATGCAAATATTGTGAATCGAAATCAAGATAATAGAATTTCTCAGCAAGTCAATAGATATGATCAACATTAAGAAGCTTAAAATTTCTTTAGGTTCCAAAGCACAACTAAGTTTAAGAAGTTCAACTGCCTCATCCTTGAATCTATTATTAAGCTCTTCAACTTGAAAATCAATTGCAGCTGTAAATACATCAAATCGATAGTGGTGCTCAACTGTGATTGAATCATTATATTGACAAGAACGACCTGTACCAGATTTATAACGAGTTTCCATGTGAGGTATTTCAATGTCATACTTGACACAAACTTCTTTCACATGACTAAGTAGGTGATCAAATCCTTCTTCTCTCAAACTACGAAGCAAAGTTTTAGTTGTTGAAACATAATCCATTGCACTTAAAATATCTAGAGATTTCTCTTGCAATGCTCGACAAAGCAGATTTGTTATCCCCATTATCTTATGCATCAAGtgtaatatgaatatgaaatcAAAAGCCTTCATCGCAATCAATGCACCACTAGCTTCACCATGAATGGAATTAGAAGCTCCATCATTCACCATATTTTCTAACACGGTAATAACAGAGCTATACATATCAATCATGCTACAAAGTGAGTCGAAATTAGAACTTCAACGAGTCTTTCCAGGTCGTAATAAATTTCCAATTTGATTACATCCTCTACCTGTATCACGTTCACCAGTAGCTACCATATGCGCAACTTCAATTCTTTGAGCAGAATGTAACTCACCGTGTTGTTTAGGAGATGCATTGATGAGATTGCAAATGGAATTCAATTTTGAAAAGAATAACCAAATGAATACCTCTTTTTCAGCTGCTGCAGTTAATGCTAGTTGAAGCCGATGAGCAAAACAATGTACATAATATGCAAACGAGCAATCTTTCATTAAAAGAGCCTGTAATCCATTCCAAGAACCACGCATATTGCTAGCACCATTATATCTCTGTTCACGCATGTTGTGGATATGCAAGTCATAACGACCAAGTGCATCAGATATTTCTTTCTTAAGTGTTGCAGCAGTTGTATCTGTCACGTGTACAATGATAAAGAATCGCTCTCGTAAAAAGCCTTCACTATCCACAAATCGTAATACAATAGCCAATCTGCTCCTTGTTAGATGCATCTCTCGCTTCATCAACTAAAATGCAGAATTTTGCATCCCCAATTTTTTTACGAATCTTGGCTCTCATTTGGTTGGAAATGATATTTAAGACATCTTTCTGAATATCTGGTGAAGTATAATTTGCATTCTTAGGAGCTTTCTCTAAGATGATTTCCCAAATACTCTTATTCATTTTTCCtataaaatttatcatttcGATAAAATTTCCACTATTAATAGAAGATGGAGATTCATCATGTCCTCTAAATGCGCATGCTTGCAAAGTGAGCCATCTAATGCTTTCAATAGTTGCTGTAAGCCATAATCTGTTCTTCTGTTTTTCTTCTGAAGATAGTGCATTTATCACTTTGTCAATATGACAAGGTATGTTCATCAAATTGTCAAGATATTCCACAGCATTGTTATGTGGTGAAGTATTGCATCTTTATATGCATAAAAAATGCGCATCTATCGCCATCATTAACTCGCTTCCAATATTTGAATCCATCAATTGTAAATGCAGGATTACGAGGATGCTTATGTTCAAACAATAAGCACAGAAAACAAAATGCAGCATCTTTCGAAGGAGAGTACTCTAACCAAGTAAATTTTTTGAACCAGTGACTTTGGAATTGTCGATTTTGATTTCCAAATTTGGTCGGTGGATACTCTTTCTTGATTGGTTGATATGGCCCCGTCTTGATATAAGCTCGTCTAATTTCATCCATTTGATTAACATGATATTTCCATATCGTAGTACGTAATGCCGGATCAGGTTCAAGAGAACTCACATCAACATCAATTCTAGGAGATTTGTTAAGGTGTTGATCACTGGGATTTGAGACATCAATATTGGATGGAGAATGGTCCTGACTTGCCGATGTATGCTCTTTTTGTTGAGAAAATGAGTCGATGGTTTTCCTTTTCTTCAGTCTTGAGTTTTTTTACTCCTTGGTGCAATTTACAGCATAAAATGTCATTTTAGTTTAACTTATTATGGCTAACTGAATCAAATCAACATTACCAACACTAAATAATTATTACTTTAATCCAATAAACCTcgaacaattataattattccaAAACAATTCCGAAGTTAACATTTGACAATCTTAAggcataatatatttaaatataaaatttttacagTCTTATAAGTTCGAAAATCCTATTTACATAATTCTGAATTTTTCAACGATTCCtacaaaatttcataaattcgcaTTGATATTTTCTATTGCACCTAAACatccaaataataaataatcaacATTAAAAATCGAAAATCCCCAATATAAAATTTGGAAATTCGAAATAATGCTCaaataaattccaaaaattataaatacCATCAATCGGCTCAAATATATTACTTAcaatcaacaatttaatatatatcaattaTCGGAATtcaaaaaaaaccaaaatacccaaatttcaaaatactaaaatctgaaattacctttaaaattcgaaatctaACTAAGAACAACAAGAACGAACTGTAGAAAGTCTAAAACTAAGATTTTCTTATGATTTTCGGTGAAAACGGCGACCGATGGGCGACGGCTGATTTCAAGACGACAAAGAAACTTCTAAATTTTGGTATTAAAAGAAAGCTTATGCAGTGGGTTTTTCGAATCTCAATCGATTTTGAAAAATGACGATCGATGATGAAGTTACGACCATTTGAAGTAATGAAAATTGTGATAGTTTGAGACAAAATAATAGAGATGACGTCAGACAAgtgaaaaaaagagaaaaaatagattgagttttgaagctaatcaataaaatttttaaaataaaatatatttatttttttaaaaaaaatagatggGGCTGGAGCCCAACACAGCCCACATGTACCTCCGCCCCTGATTGTCTAATAATAATGTTTGTTTTACATATGAATATCTTAATATCTTTTTGAATAATAGAACAGCATTACAATGCGTTGTTTTCctctgttttttttaaaaaatgtatctTATAATATATGTTCTCTCTAATGCGTGACGTTTGTCTACAAACTTGTTGTCTAAAACCttttttgaaaaaacaaaattatctTCCAATTAATTCAATGTTgtacatttaataataatactGAGTTACAATTTTATTTCTAATCCAACTTGGTTGTAATAGTATAAATTTGTATGAAAAAAGGTAAAAAAACTAAAGAACAGGGAACAAGTCTCACCTCTAACCAGAATGACCGACACAATCCTAGTAGAAAAATTctttcaatatatttatttatatgaatCCTTGCATGCTTTCACAAACTATTTACTAATGTTATTTTCATCTCTAATTCAACTTGGTTGTAAtaatagcaaatacaaaaatgaaaaaacaaagaaaagagaGAGAACAAAAATGAATATAGAAATATTAGTAGATGTCTTGtgggacggtctcacaaatttttatatgtgagacggatcaatcctaccgatatatttacaataaaaagtaatactcttagcataaaaaataatactttttcatggatgattcatataaaatatccgtctcacaaaatacgatccgtgagaccgtctcacacaaatttttgtctagaAATAGAGTATGTTTATGTGCcctaaatatttgaatttacttCAAATTAAACCaccaacaattaaaataaatattatctctaatttttattataattattttcctCTCAATAGTACTTTTTTGTTTTCGCGTTTTAGTATGTACATTAGTTTTAACTCAATTGTTCAATCGTTTCCAAAGATTACTTTATAATATCATATTCTtacacaaaatatcatattttattactttaaaaatttacaataaaaaattattccGAAATTGGAATCAAACGTACGTGTTAATTTTCCCCAAAACTCCAAAACGAAAGCCAAGTGAGTCCTACACTACTAAATCATTAATACTTTGTTTGTACTTAGTGAAGAAAACAAATAGATATGAAGTAAAATTTAACATAACATGTGTATTTCTTACGAAAGCATGTTTCCTACAACTATGAAATATCTTTATTTATCTTCTCACTACaagtaaataaaaattattgaaCAACACATATCATTATtatgtatatgaatatgatCATGATCATTAATTGATCGAGAGTATTTTCGTAAAAACTAATTTATGTTACAAAGTCGGATCACTAAAATTCTCAACATTTACATATATTAGATACTCTGCACACGCGAtgtgatgcgaacacggatggtcaagccccaaggaaagcatgggaccctttagagttgccggagggaccaatcacgaggggacgactaaagagattcaaggaagcattgcagGTGCTTATGAGCAAGGAAGAAGGATTTACAAGCGAGATGCAAAGTGCTGgagggttcgtgatgcatgggagtaagtTTGGGAGCCAaaggaacattattcaagtgataaa from Primulina tabacum isolate GXHZ01 chromosome 14, ASM2559414v2, whole genome shotgun sequence includes:
- the LOC142525144 gene encoding low-temperature-induced 65 kDa protein-like encodes the protein MDARPAHQHIEHEDDPQDVGLHSGEKKSVMKKVKDKARKIKDTLKKPSQGQGQEHEYRYDENVDEEDDDDEELGKDPEVHGGTTHDSTVISSKNLENPADTREDRIDAMVEGQAKARPNIPAQTGYEQEKPPENKHFPSPMKPISMQGGEANAGEPEVNLGPSMGFEEDPHSPKIGAGVPPSNYESKLSDPTGDGGKEAGVGPLIRRFDNLEVGDESETKPAPEQRPFTGSHNQFSPTQDQFNPESNPLTTQDNTESGPKSFDSNTKEGMPRDTTTGKVSSATSALTDKAVYAKNLVASKLGYGGAPDKEGTSPSHKPGSESTPGYTQRITETLNPVYEKVAGAGTAVMSKFQGGGEAVNPGIASGQEGISPNKPESESTPGYTKRITDTLNPVYDKVAGAGTAVMSKFQGGGGAAAKGADKGVSAKDYWAEKLKPGDEDKALSEAITDALHKKKEGYLHKTGEEKPIGKVTESEEVATRLGTGVEGKREGEDALDAGRESSGPGVVGRVKDAVGSWIGKGTGTQTAQNSINETYVDKAGGQSSSQE
- the LOC142523872 gene encoding uncharacterized protein LOC142523872; this translates as MQAQMLAGMSQFFAQFAGNQAVVDLGAKPRPEAVYERCNTSPHNNAVEYLDNLMNIPCHIDKVINALSSEEKQKNRLWLTATIESIRWLTLQACAFRGHDESPSSINSGNFIEMINFIGKMNKSIWEIILEKAPKNANYTSPDIQKDVLNIISNQMRAKIRKKIGDAKFCILVDEARDASNKEQIGYYTTAATLKKEISDALGRYDLHIHNMREQRYNGASNMRGSWNGLQALLMKDCSFAYYVHCFAHRLQLALTAAAEKEVFIWLFFSKLNSICNLINASPKQHGELHSAQRIEVAHMVATGERDTENMVNDGASNSIHGEASGALIAMKAFDFIFILHLMHKIMGITNLLCRALQEKSLDILSAMDYVSTTKTLLRSLREEGFDHLLSHVKEVCVKYDIEIPHMETRYKSGTGRSCQYNDSITVEHHYRFDVFTAAIDFQVEELNNRFKDEAVELLKLSCALEPKEILSFLMLIISIDLLRNSIILISIHNICIT